The Asticcacaulis excentricus CB 48 genome includes a window with the following:
- a CDS encoding glycoside hydrolase family 3 C-terminal domain-containing protein: MLTASLSALSVGVALAQTAEPPMDPRIARMTVEQKAAQMQNRAPDLPSAGLTAYEWWNEGLHGVARAGEATVFPQAIGLAATWNPALLKQVGDVVSTEARAKFNSTDPAGDHQRYYGLTLWSPNINIFRDPRWGRGQETYGEDPFLTSRLAEGFVTGLQGPDPQHPKVVASVKHLAVHSGPEAGRHGFAASVSPYDLEMTYLPAFRYSVMTTKAQSVMCAYNAVGGVPACASDLLLKTYVREAWGFKGYVVTDCDAIYDMTRFHFYRLNDAESSAESLKAGVDLNCGNAYAALPEAVQKGLIPESLMDQSLNRLLDVRKRLGIDGAPSPWARISPEAINTPQAQGLALQAAEQSLVLLKNNGVLPLKPGQTVAVIGPNADTEETLRGNYNGIARQPVTPLTGLRAQLGAAKVLYAQGATLAEGVPTTVPETALRTPEGLSGLTASYYANADFAGAPVETRTERTVNLEFMNRMPVKALKDGPYSIRWSGQIVPPAAGTYRLKVFVDRCWSCESHQHDEVRLYLDDKPVIVDTGDGKSLETELTFDSAAARRLRLEYRHVGGDWGVRLQWIAPAQPQIDEAVKAAQAADAIVAFVGLSPDIEGEELQILVPGFDRGDRTDLGLPRTQEDLLKAVKATGKPLVVVLLSGSAVALNWADAHADAVVAAWYPGEAGGTAIARTLTGEANPSGRLPVTFYRSVQDLPPFIDYRMEGRTYRYFKGKPLYPFGHGLSYTQFSYSDLKLDTSTLTAGQPLRVSVRVRNNGQRAGDEVVQLYVKRPDTFGLNASLAAFARVSLKAGESRTVVMTIDPRDLSTVTLEGERAIRAGAYGLSVGGGQPGFAPTLNADFSITGQMALPK, translated from the coding sequence TTGCTGACCGCGAGCCTCAGCGCCCTGTCCGTAGGGGTGGCACTGGCGCAAACCGCTGAGCCACCCATGGACCCGCGCATTGCCCGTATGACGGTCGAACAGAAGGCGGCGCAGATGCAGAACCGCGCCCCAGACCTGCCGTCGGCGGGCCTGACCGCCTACGAATGGTGGAACGAAGGCCTGCACGGCGTGGCGCGGGCTGGCGAAGCGACTGTCTTTCCGCAGGCCATCGGACTGGCGGCCACCTGGAACCCGGCCCTGCTGAAACAGGTGGGGGATGTGGTTTCGACCGAGGCGCGCGCCAAGTTCAATTCGACCGATCCGGCGGGCGATCACCAGCGCTATTACGGCCTGACCCTGTGGTCACCCAATATCAACATCTTCCGCGATCCGCGTTGGGGCCGGGGGCAGGAGACCTATGGCGAAGACCCCTTCCTGACCAGCCGTCTGGCCGAAGGCTTCGTTACCGGGCTTCAGGGGCCGGACCCGCAGCACCCCAAGGTCGTGGCTTCGGTCAAGCATCTGGCCGTGCATTCGGGGCCTGAGGCCGGGCGGCATGGTTTTGCCGCCTCGGTGTCGCCCTATGATCTGGAAATGACCTATCTGCCGGCCTTCCGTTATTCCGTGATGACCACAAAAGCGCAGTCGGTCATGTGCGCCTATAATGCCGTAGGTGGCGTCCCGGCCTGTGCCTCGGACCTGTTGCTTAAGACCTATGTGCGCGAGGCATGGGGCTTTAAGGGCTATGTCGTCACCGATTGCGACGCCATCTACGACATGACGCGCTTTCACTTTTATCGCCTCAATGACGCCGAATCCTCGGCCGAAAGCCTGAAGGCCGGTGTCGATCTCAACTGCGGCAATGCCTATGCGGCCCTGCCCGAAGCCGTTCAGAAGGGTCTGATCCCCGAATCCCTGATGGATCAGTCGCTGAACCGTCTGCTGGATGTGCGCAAGCGTCTGGGGATCGACGGCGCGCCGAGCCCTTGGGCGAGGATCAGCCCGGAGGCGATCAATACGCCGCAAGCGCAAGGATTGGCGCTACAGGCGGCGGAACAGTCGCTGGTCTTGCTTAAAAACAACGGCGTCCTGCCGCTCAAGCCGGGGCAGACCGTGGCGGTGATCGGCCCCAATGCTGATACGGAGGAGACGCTGCGCGGCAATTACAATGGCATAGCGCGCCAGCCGGTGACGCCGCTGACCGGATTGCGGGCGCAACTGGGGGCGGCAAAGGTCCTCTATGCACAGGGTGCGACCCTCGCCGAAGGGGTGCCGACCACTGTGCCGGAAACCGCGCTACGCACGCCCGAAGGCCTGTCGGGCCTAACGGCCAGCTACTACGCCAATGCTGACTTCGCCGGTGCGCCGGTAGAAACCCGCACCGAGCGTACCGTGAATCTGGAATTCATGAACCGGATGCCGGTCAAGGCCCTGAAAGACGGGCCTTACAGTATTCGCTGGAGCGGTCAGATTGTGCCCCCGGCGGCGGGTACCTATCGCCTTAAGGTCTTTGTGGATCGCTGCTGGTCCTGCGAGAGCCACCAGCACGATGAGGTTCGCCTTTATCTGGACGACAAGCCGGTCATCGTCGATACGGGCGACGGCAAGTCGCTGGAGACTGAACTGACCTTCGACAGCGCCGCCGCGCGCCGCCTGCGCCTTGAGTACCGCCATGTGGGTGGCGACTGGGGCGTGCGCCTGCAATGGATCGCCCCGGCGCAGCCGCAGATCGACGAAGCGGTCAAGGCCGCGCAGGCCGCCGATGCCATTGTCGCCTTTGTCGGCCTGTCGCCCGACATCGAAGGCGAAGAACTTCAAATTCTGGTGCCGGGCTTTGACCGTGGGGATCGCACTGACCTCGGCCTGCCGCGCACGCAGGAGGACCTGTTGAAAGCGGTCAAAGCGACGGGTAAGCCGCTGGTCGTGGTCCTGCTGTCTGGTTCGGCTGTGGCGCTCAACTGGGCCGACGCCCATGCCGATGCCGTGGTGGCGGCTTGGTATCCGGGCGAGGCGGGGGGTACGGCCATTGCCCGCACCCTGACCGGGGAAGCTAACCCGTCGGGTCGTCTGCCCGTGACCTTCTACCGCTCGGTGCAGGATTTGCCGCCGTTTATCGACTATCGCATGGAAGGGCGCACCTATCGCTATTTCAAGGGCAAGCCGCTCTATCCGTTCGGCCACGGCCTGTCCTACACACAGTTCAGCTATAGCGATCTGAAACTCGATACGTCCACATTGACGGCGGGTCAGCCGCTGCGCGTCAGCGTGCGCGTGCGCAACAACGGGCAACGCGCGGGTGACGAGGTGGTGCAGCTTTATGTCAAACGGCCCGATACCTTCGGTCTGAACGCCTCGCTGGCGGCCTTCGCGCGCGTCAGCCTCAAGGCGGGTGAAAGCCGGACGGTCGTCATGACGATTGACCCGCGCGACCTCAGCACGGTCACGCTTGAGGGGGAGCGCGCCATCCGGGCGGGGGCCTATGGCCTGTCGGTTGGCGGCGGTCAGCCCGGCTTTGCCCCGACCCTCAACGCCGATTTTTCAATTACCGGTCAGATGGCGCTGCCGAAATAA
- a CDS encoding tryptophan halogenase family protein — MQDLPRKQPGFRKIVIVGGGTAGWMTAALLARLTEGKLGQIHLIESEDIGTIGVGEATIPPIQDFNRLLGIDETTFLRETKATFKLGIEFRNWHQRDDSYIHPFGVIGAQIGRAAFHHYYTRAALSGDTTPFEAYSLASVAARQGRFAPAPRHDTGVHSTLGYAYHFDAGLFAQFLRRYAEARGVVRHEGRIAQVNQRAEDGFITGVQTEMGDILDGDLFLDCSGMHALLLQKTLDTGFEEWSHWLPANRAWAVPCANVSAPLPYTRATAHSAGWQWRIPLQHRTGNGHVFSADFMSEDEARRILLDNLDAPTLAEPRLIRFRTGRARQFWHKNVVAIGLSGGFLEPLESTSIHLIHSGLIKFMDLFPDPDFNPLLAQQYNQAVGMDYDTIRDFLIAHYKLTKRDDSEFWRYCREMSIPASLQYKLDQFSESGRVIMSRGDLFQIPSWLAVLFGQGLRPKRYDPLADLIEPQDLSAILRQMQGTITDYANTMPPQARYIEKLGLTIVAGE; from the coding sequence ATGCAGGATTTACCACGGAAGCAACCGGGTTTTCGTAAAATTGTCATTGTTGGCGGCGGAACAGCCGGCTGGATGACAGCGGCCCTTCTGGCGAGACTCACCGAAGGCAAGCTAGGGCAAATCCACCTGATCGAGTCGGAAGACATCGGCACCATCGGCGTGGGCGAAGCGACGATCCCGCCGATTCAGGACTTCAACAGGCTTCTGGGGATCGACGAAACGACGTTTCTGCGCGAGACCAAGGCCACCTTCAAGCTGGGGATCGAGTTTCGCAACTGGCACCAGAGGGATGACAGTTATATCCATCCTTTCGGTGTCATCGGAGCGCAGATCGGGCGGGCGGCCTTCCACCACTATTATACAAGGGCAGCTCTGTCCGGCGACACGACGCCCTTCGAAGCCTATTCCCTGGCCAGTGTCGCCGCACGACAAGGGCGTTTCGCCCCTGCGCCGCGCCATGACACCGGTGTACATTCCACACTGGGCTATGCTTATCACTTTGATGCGGGCCTGTTTGCGCAGTTCCTGCGTCGTTATGCCGAAGCGCGCGGCGTCGTGCGTCACGAAGGCCGCATTGCGCAGGTGAATCAGCGCGCCGAAGACGGCTTTATTACCGGTGTGCAGACCGAAATGGGGGACATCCTCGATGGAGACCTTTTCCTTGACTGTTCCGGTATGCACGCGCTTCTGCTGCAAAAGACGCTGGATACGGGCTTTGAGGAGTGGAGCCACTGGCTGCCCGCCAACCGGGCCTGGGCGGTGCCCTGCGCCAATGTCTCAGCCCCCCTGCCCTATACGCGGGCCACGGCCCACAGCGCGGGCTGGCAATGGCGTATCCCATTGCAACACCGCACCGGTAATGGCCATGTTTTCAGCGCCGACTTTATGAGCGAGGACGAGGCGCGACGCATACTTCTCGACAATCTCGATGCCCCGACCCTGGCTGAACCCCGCCTGATTCGTTTCCGCACGGGCCGCGCCAGACAGTTCTGGCACAAGAATGTGGTCGCTATCGGCCTGTCCGGCGGCTTTCTGGAGCCGCTGGAGTCCACCTCCATCCACCTGATCCATTCGGGTCTGATCAAGTTCATGGACCTCTTCCCGGACCCGGACTTCAATCCACTTCTGGCCCAGCAATATAATCAGGCGGTCGGCATGGATTATGACACCATCCGCGATTTCCTGATTGCCCATTACAAGCTGACCAAGCGCGACGATTCCGAATTCTGGCGATACTGCCGCGAGATGAGCATTCCCGCTTCGCTCCAGTACAAGTTGGATCAGTTCAGCGAAAGCGGGCGTGTCATCATGTCCCGCGGAGACTTGTTTCAGATCCCAAGCTGGCTGGCCGTCCTGTTCGGTCAGGGCCTGAGGCCGAAGCGGTATGACCCCTTAGCCGACCTTATCGAACCGCAGGACCTGTCCGCCATACTGCGTCAGATGCAGGGCACCATTACCGATTACGCGAACACCATGCCGCCGCAGGCCCGCTACATTGAAAAGCTGGGTCTTACGATCGTGGCCGGAGAATAA
- a CDS encoding TonB-dependent receptor → MSLKRSVLMSTALVGVMLSGATYAQESGDVQEVVVVGIKGSLQKAAAIKKKTDAIVDVISAEDVSKFPDTNIAESLSHLPGVSVDRNFGEGEKVSIHGTDPALNRILVDGHSIASADWGGNPNDPTSRTFNYSLMAPEIVGQLKVYKNPEAWIDEGSLGGTVILETRKPLDLKPGTITGSLGYSYNDRSEKGDVRGSALYSWHNEAKTFGILVAATYDKQQLHRAGIEYFGYMGAGAFNSAFTVSGNTVTGPKINGAAPTLASYNTLAAANVPCCFNWAYFDQTRQRTGLSTAIQWKPNDDTQFDLTALHIEGDYTNYNQSMYAVPVWNSSNARDFTVANGLITGAYIPAKAAGTGTLTQYDAILRTTVVKTDSVNLAGKWNAGDWKVSGNVGWTQATGGKEPERMISFDLNSGFQFGFTANSTYINYDTSPTTPKSFFRSPSSSTSTINGVTGNYVQMGGMERSRTTDKETYGQIDFRRNLDGFFETVLFGAKLTKHENSLDAEGWDYYANKTLYLSDFASELTPNGLWADMGGSGNAMQYLGLTRDGIFGVINASITRYNGPKYGMEFTVKENIAAAYLQGNFRHDKWRGNVGARLVSTEDQSNYWETTDGGTTYTPKSVTQKESKLLPSINVVYEAADDVLIKVGAAQVIARPRYSQLAGTVELNDRQLTGGGGNANLKPYESTNFEASVEWYFDKTGLLAAELFHRKISSYVVSDTQEKVFFNKLTNANATYSFSSPFNAQNATVTGFALQGQKDIAYGFGIIANYTFADADTGTTAYNMPYLSRDTISVIPYYEEGPWQVRLSYNYRSQYFTGIGRRNSKDFTDSYKQVDLSASYKVNDNVSVYANGQNLLDEMYYSFSSFADAPTAFYKNGRRFFVGVNLKM, encoded by the coding sequence ATGAGTTTGAAACGCTCTGTTTTGATGAGCACAGCGCTTGTCGGGGTGATGCTTTCGGGCGCCACCTACGCGCAGGAAAGCGGTGACGTACAGGAAGTTGTCGTCGTCGGTATCAAGGGCAGTCTGCAAAAGGCCGCCGCGATCAAGAAGAAGACCGACGCCATCGTCGATGTCATCTCTGCCGAAGACGTCAGCAAGTTCCCGGACACCAATATCGCGGAATCGCTGTCGCATCTTCCGGGTGTAAGCGTTGACCGTAACTTCGGCGAAGGCGAAAAGGTCTCGATCCACGGCACGGACCCGGCGCTGAACCGTATTCTGGTCGATGGCCACTCGATTGCCTCGGCTGACTGGGGCGGCAACCCGAACGACCCGACCAGCCGTACCTTCAACTATTCGCTGATGGCACCGGAAATCGTTGGTCAGCTTAAGGTCTACAAGAACCCTGAAGCATGGATCGACGAAGGCTCGCTGGGGGGTACGGTTATCCTCGAAACCCGCAAGCCGCTGGACCTGAAGCCCGGCACCATCACCGGCTCGCTCGGCTATAGCTATAATGACCGCTCAGAAAAGGGCGATGTCCGCGGTTCGGCTCTGTATAGCTGGCATAACGAAGCCAAGACCTTTGGTATCCTCGTTGCGGCCACCTATGACAAGCAGCAACTGCACCGCGCCGGTATCGAATATTTCGGCTATATGGGTGCGGGTGCCTTCAACAGCGCCTTCACGGTGTCTGGTAACACGGTCACTGGGCCGAAGATCAATGGCGCCGCGCCGACCCTGGCGTCGTACAACACTCTTGCCGCTGCCAACGTGCCTTGTTGCTTCAACTGGGCCTATTTTGACCAGACCCGTCAGCGCACTGGTCTCAGCACGGCCATCCAGTGGAAGCCCAATGACGACACTCAGTTTGACCTGACCGCTCTGCACATCGAAGGCGACTACACCAACTATAACCAGTCGATGTACGCCGTTCCGGTATGGAACAGCTCGAACGCGCGTGATTTCACCGTTGCTAACGGCCTGATCACCGGAGCCTATATCCCGGCAAAGGCCGCCGGCACCGGCACCCTGACGCAGTATGACGCCATCCTGCGCACCACGGTCGTCAAGACGGACAGTGTTAATCTGGCTGGTAAGTGGAATGCCGGTGACTGGAAGGTATCCGGTAATGTCGGCTGGACGCAGGCGACCGGCGGTAAAGAGCCAGAGCGCATGATCAGCTTCGACCTGAATTCGGGCTTCCAGTTCGGTTTCACGGCCAACAGCACCTACATCAACTACGATACCTCGCCCACGACACCCAAGTCGTTCTTCCGTTCGCCGTCGTCTTCGACCAGCACGATCAACGGCGTGACCGGCAACTACGTCCAGATGGGCGGCATGGAGCGCAGCCGCACTACGGACAAGGAAACCTATGGCCAGATCGACTTCCGTCGCAATCTGGACGGCTTCTTTGAGACCGTGCTGTTCGGCGCCAAGCTGACCAAGCACGAGAACTCGCTGGATGCCGAGGGCTGGGATTACTACGCCAACAAGACCCTGTACCTCAGTGACTTCGCCTCTGAGTTGACGCCGAACGGCCTGTGGGCCGACATGGGCGGCAGCGGCAACGCCATGCAGTATCTGGGCCTGACGCGTGACGGCATCTTCGGCGTCATCAATGCCAGCATCACCCGTTACAACGGGCCGAAGTACGGCATGGAATTCACGGTGAAGGAAAACATCGCGGCCGCTTACCTGCAAGGCAACTTCCGTCACGACAAGTGGCGCGGTAACGTCGGTGCGCGTCTGGTTTCGACCGAAGATCAGTCGAACTACTGGGAAACCACGGACGGCGGTACGACCTACACGCCCAAGAGCGTGACCCAGAAGGAAAGCAAGCTGCTGCCGAGCATCAACGTCGTTTATGAAGCGGCTGATGATGTCCTGATTAAGGTCGGTGCGGCGCAGGTGATCGCCCGTCCGCGCTACAGCCAACTGGCCGGTACGGTAGAACTGAACGACCGTCAGCTGACTGGTGGGGGCGGCAACGCCAACCTGAAGCCCTATGAATCGACCAACTTTGAAGCGTCGGTCGAATGGTACTTCGATAAGACGGGCCTTCTGGCGGCGGAACTCTTCCACCGCAAGATCAGCTCCTACGTCGTCAGCGACACGCAGGAGAAGGTCTTCTTCAACAAGCTGACCAACGCCAACGCGACTTACTCCTTCTCTTCGCCCTTCAATGCCCAGAACGCCACCGTCACCGGCTTCGCGCTGCAAGGGCAAAAGGATATCGCTTACGGCTTCGGTATCATCGCGAACTACACCTTCGCCGATGCCGACACCGGCACGACGGCCTACAACATGCCGTACCTGTCGCGTGATACCATCAGCGTCATCCCCTACTACGAAGAAGGCCCCTGGCAGGTACGCCTGAGCTACAACTACCGCTCGCAATACTTCACGGGCATCGGTCGTCGTAACTCGAAGGACTTCACCGACTCCTACAAGCAGGTCGATCTGTCGGCCAGCTACAAGGTCAATGACAATGTGTCGGTCTATGCCAACGGTCAGAATTTGCTCGACGAGATGTACTACTCGTTCAGCTCGTTCGCAGACGCGCCGACCGCTTTCTATAAGAACGGCCGCCGCTTCTTCGTTGGCGTGAATCTGAAAATGTAA
- a CDS encoding beta-mannosidase, producing MHRTVISKGRVAAGIDGLIALCLCLIVAFSLISVPAQAETQKGPETRTLTEGWRFRLAEGDPNRSAHPEVANWMTATVPGTVQSDLIASGKLKDPYVGLNEATAQWVGLSDWEYETSVTLDEATLKRGHIDLVFDGLDTFAEVTLNGKALMSADNMFRSWRVPVKSMVVGGTNRLHIRFASPINKMRPFMQGLSYYQPGAYDSAFGDEPLGQNSSAYVRKAGYQYGWDWGPRIVTLGPWRPVRLEIYDGVRLSDFYAQQQHLDDQVAALEARFEIVSDTARNATLEITVTDPDGKTQTQTQSVPLYAGNNSLSLPVRIDHPKRWWPVGYGRPDRYTVRARVLRENVVMGERTHRIGLRTSEIRRQKDEWGRSFDILINGVPIYMKGANMIPLDMMPPRVSDAYRDRILKTAIDANMNMLRLWGGGHYFDDGFYDWADAHGLMLWQDFMFGGSIPPYDEAYRENVRQEAYDQVRRLRHHPSIVIWGGNNEVQVNWDNWGDSQALKDKVGRKEAERIHTGLVRLFDQVLRGAVDRYSPGTPYWPGSPTADYDGPSDGDRDGDRHYWTVWGGKQPVETYLTVTPRFMSEYGLQSFPVMATIKAFAGPKDMAIDAAVMIAHQKFDKGRGNQRLLMYINNNYGQPKRFEDFVYLSQVMQAEGIELAARHLRASRPQNMGGLYWQLNDVWPVASWSSVDYYGRWKALHYSARRFYAPVSVSLLRREGVTELSVVSDRQSEARLHWRLKVMTLDGKLLSQWTQDLNAAPLSAQVVTRLSDADLLKGADPKSTLVSVELLENDQVISRHQSYFVASKALALSDPKIKSRLTRTADGYRLTLSARTLARQVWVDTDALEVSLSDNAFDLMPGETVTLDLKTSASEAQLRRALTIRSLYGAAQ from the coding sequence GTGCATCGGACAGTAATTTCGAAGGGGCGTGTGGCCGCCGGAATAGACGGGCTGATCGCTTTATGTCTCTGCCTGATTGTGGCCTTTTCTCTGATTAGCGTGCCGGCACAGGCGGAAACCCAGAAGGGGCCTGAGACGCGGACCCTGACGGAGGGCTGGCGCTTCCGACTCGCTGAGGGCGACCCCAATCGCTCAGCGCATCCCGAAGTCGCGAACTGGATGACGGCCACGGTGCCGGGCACGGTACAGAGCGACCTGATCGCGTCGGGCAAGCTCAAAGACCCCTATGTCGGCCTGAACGAGGCGACCGCGCAATGGGTCGGCCTGTCGGACTGGGAATACGAAACGTCGGTTACGCTGGATGAGGCGACGCTTAAACGCGGTCATATTGATCTGGTGTTCGACGGGCTGGATACGTTTGCCGAAGTGACGCTGAACGGTAAGGCCTTGATGTCGGCCGACAATATGTTCCGTAGCTGGCGCGTGCCGGTTAAGAGCATGGTGGTGGGCGGGACCAATCGCCTGCATATTCGCTTTGCCTCTCCCATCAACAAAATGCGGCCCTTCATGCAGGGGCTGAGCTATTACCAGCCGGGGGCCTATGACTCGGCCTTTGGTGATGAGCCGCTGGGGCAGAACAGTTCGGCCTATGTGCGCAAGGCCGGGTATCAGTACGGCTGGGACTGGGGCCCCCGCATCGTGACCCTGGGGCCGTGGCGACCGGTGCGGCTGGAAATTTATGACGGGGTGCGCCTGTCGGACTTTTATGCGCAGCAGCAGCACCTCGATGATCAGGTCGCCGCCCTTGAGGCGCGGTTTGAGATCGTCTCCGATACGGCGCGCAACGCCACTTTGGAGATCACCGTCACCGATCCGGACGGCAAGACGCAGACCCAGACACAAAGTGTCCCGCTTTATGCCGGGAATAACAGCCTCAGCCTGCCGGTACGTATCGATCATCCGAAACGCTGGTGGCCGGTGGGTTATGGTCGTCCGGATCGCTACACGGTTCGCGCGCGTGTCCTGCGCGAGAATGTGGTGATGGGCGAACGTACCCACCGCATCGGTCTGCGCACCTCGGAAATCCGCCGCCAGAAGGACGAATGGGGTCGCAGCTTCGACATACTGATCAATGGCGTGCCTATCTATATGAAAGGCGCCAATATGATCCCGCTCGACATGATGCCGCCGCGGGTGTCGGATGCCTACCGTGATCGCATTCTGAAAACCGCCATCGATGCCAATATGAACATGCTGCGCCTGTGGGGTGGTGGGCACTATTTCGATGACGGCTTCTACGACTGGGCCGACGCCCATGGCCTGATGCTGTGGCAGGACTTCATGTTCGGCGGCTCGATCCCGCCCTATGACGAAGCCTATCGCGAAAATGTGCGTCAGGAGGCCTATGATCAGGTGCGCCGTCTGCGCCACCATCCGTCCATCGTCATCTGGGGCGGCAATAATGAGGTGCAGGTCAACTGGGATAACTGGGGCGACAGTCAGGCCCTGAAGGACAAGGTAGGCCGCAAGGAGGCCGAACGCATCCATACTGGTCTGGTTCGCCTGTTCGATCAGGTGCTGCGCGGCGCGGTCGATAGGTATTCGCCGGGCACGCCCTACTGGCCAGGTTCCCCCACGGCTGACTATGACGGGCCATCGGATGGCGACAGGGACGGGGACCGCCACTACTGGACGGTCTGGGGCGGCAAGCAGCCCGTGGAGACCTATCTGACGGTAACGCCGCGCTTCATGTCGGAATACGGGCTGCAATCCTTCCCGGTCATGGCGACGATCAAGGCCTTTGCGGGCCCAAAGGACATGGCCATTGATGCCGCTGTGATGATCGCGCACCAGAAGTTTGACAAGGGTCGCGGCAATCAGCGCCTTCTGATGTACATCAACAACAATTACGGTCAGCCCAAGCGCTTTGAGGATTTCGTCTATCTGTCGCAGGTGATGCAGGCCGAAGGCATCGAACTGGCGGCGCGGCACCTGCGCGCCTCGCGCCCGCAGAATATGGGCGGCCTCTACTGGCAGCTTAACGATGTGTGGCCGGTGGCGTCGTGGTCGAGCGTCGATTATTACGGCCGCTGGAAGGCGCTGCACTATTCGGCGCGCCGCTTCTATGCCCCCGTCTCCGTATCGCTGCTGCGCCGCGAGGGCGTGACCGAACTGTCGGTGGTGTCGGATCGCCAGAGCGAGGCGCGCCTGCACTGGCGGCTGAAGGTGATGACGCTCGACGGCAAGCTGTTGTCGCAATGGACGCAGGACCTCAACGCCGCCCCGCTCAGCGCACAGGTTGTCACGCGCCTCAGCGATGCCGACCTGCTGAAAGGCGCCGATCCCAAATCGACCCTGGTCAGCGTCGAGCTTCTGGAAAACGATCAGGTCATCTCGCGTCATCAGAGCTATTTCGTCGCCTCCAAGGCATTGGCGCTCAGCGATCCGAAGATCAAGTCGCGCCTGACCCGCACCGCCGACGGCTATCGCCTCACCCTGTCGGCACGCACGCTGGCGCGGCAGGTGTGGGTCGATACGGACGCGCTGGAGGTGAGCCTGTCCGACAATGCCTTTGACCTGATGCCGGGTGAAACCGTTACCCTCGATCTCAAAACCTCAGCTTCCGAGGCGCAACTGCGCCGGGCGCTGACCATCCGTTCCCTCTATGGCGCCGCGCAATGA